The Helianthus annuus cultivar XRQ/B chromosome 15, HanXRQr2.0-SUNRISE, whole genome shotgun sequence genomic sequence GAATGAGAAATTTGGAATCACTTTATCCAAGGCGAATCCTCTTTGTGTTGTTCCAATACCACTAAACTAGCATCCTACCTTATTTTAATGATCCATCACAATCTCTTTAGCTTCAATAATATTATGTAGGACATGTACTTTTATTTTCATATGTTCTCATTTGGCAATGACTATTGTTTAAGTGATTCTTAAGGGGTTCGTCTCttaaccaactggggtagcctagttggccaccgacaccaaCCTCTTCTTAGAGGTActgggttcgagtcttgggagtggcatatgtcgccaAGGGTAAGAACTCTACATGAggaagtcaccgcggagctagcttggtcgggtagcagCTCCCGGAGTGAGATGTTTACTTTTTAGTTGGGATGAAAATCTTCTCATGTTGTCAATGGACTTCCAAATCATATCCAAGGGGTTCGTCTCTTTATGTTTACTTTTTAGTTTACTTGTACTAGTTTGGGATGAAAATCTTCTCATGTTGTCGGTGGACTTCCAAATCATATTTTTCTTTTGGGTGTACTAGTTTGGGATGAAAAATTTCTCATGTTGCCACTTTTTCTTGATTGGTTTAACACTTTAAATGATAACTAATCTGAACTTTACCAAAATTTGTCATCAAACATTTTTGAGTCAAGTCATTGATCAATGTATTTGTTCCTTAACCTACTCTTTACTGTATAGTTATAATAAGTTCGGTAAAGAGTAGGTTAAGGAACAAATACATTGATCAATGACTTGACTCAAAAATGTTTGACGACAAATTTTGGGTTTGCTCGAAAATAAGAATTTAGGTTTCCATTGAGCATACGAAGCGTTTTCTTTCTGAGTTTTTATGATACGGTAAACCAGTTTTAAAATATAAGTTTACCCGACAAAAAGTGAGCTATATGAGACTGTATGATCAAATCTAACGAGATTTAAATATATAAAGGCAATCCAACCTTACTCGATTAGAGAGGGTGGTGAACGTCGAGCATCTTGATAGAAGTCGCCATCTTGAGTTCGTATTTATATCCTTTTCTAAAATACATGTTTAAATGAATCAAAATGTTATTTGGATTGATTTGGTATTAATTAATGTACATTGAAGTTCTAAGAAGTCTAAAATTAGAGTATATTATAACGGGTGTCCTTTACGTTTGCATCAAATTACAACTGGTGTCCTTTAACTAAAGAAATTACAGACTCTGTCCTTTATGTTACCGGTTTTtaacacgttatgtcctttagaccTAACCTAGTTAcgttttttttttggttaagtgttaCTATGTGCCTCTCGCATGAGGGCAACTTGGTCTTTTCATCccaattttatattaaaaaacgaAATAAATAAATCTCTTTTATCACCTCCATTATTTCAAAccaataaataaacaatattttggAATTAATCTTTGTTTTTTATCAAACCAATCAAAAGAACCGACTACAATGATGTTGGAAGCTTGCCATAAATTTCATCGATGTCGTTTTGTTCTAGTGCTTGTCGTATGTAGAAGGCACCCATTGCAAGGTTTGATTCACGTTCCTTTTTTCTGTAGGGTTTTTTTTATCGAAGTTTTGAGAGACATAGACAATAGCTATGGTTTTGAGATGAATATGAACAATCAGATGTTATCAGATGCAACGGGGAAATCGAAATTCATGTTAACTTGAGATGAAAAGACCATGTTGCCCTCATGTGAGAGCCATATGGTAAGACTTAACCAAAAATCTTAACTAGGTTAGGGTTAAAGAACATAACATGCTAAAAACTGGTAACATAGCCTGTAATTTCTTAAGTTAAAGGATACCGGTTGTAATTTGATACAAACGTAAAGGACACCGGTTGTAACTCCTAAAATTAATATATGGAAAAATCAATACGACACTTTAGAAATGAATGAGAAATTTGGAATCACCTTATCCAAGGCGAATCCTCTTTGTGTTGTTCCAATACCACTGAACTAGCATCCTACCCCACTGAACTAGCATCCTACCTTATTTTAATGATCCATCACAATCTCTTTAGCTTCAATAATATTATGTAGGACATGTACTTTTATTTTCATATGTTCTCATTTGGCAATGGCTATTGTTTAAGCGATTCTTAAGGGGTTGTCTCTTTATGTTTACTCCTTAGTTTGCTTGTACTAATTTGAGATGAAAATCTTCTCATGTTGTCGATGGACTTCCAAGTCATATTTTTCTTTTGGGTGTACTAATTTGGGATTAAAAATTTCTGGTGTTGCCACTTTTTCTTGATTGGTTTAACACTTTAAGTGATAACTAATCTGAACTTCACCTTTATTCATGCATTTGTACGGTATAGTATGGTTGTTAGAATAGTATAGTTAGGGTGTAGGGAGTAGTTAgacattttgaattttgaataggTAAACTGCCAAATCACCCAATCAAACAGTGCCACGTCATTTTACCTATTTTGTTTACCTATTGCTCAAAAAACGTTGGCGGTGGTTAGACACTCTGGAataggtaaactattttttttaaagaaaaagtatgtgattggttgagaaggcatggaccccaccacacacccctctctctctcccctTCCCTCCCTTCACCGCGTCGGTGAAGGTTCAccgattttctcccccttttcgGTAAATGTTGATCGGTAAACATGTTGGCATTGGAGGGGGGTCGGTACCGAGTGGGTTTACCGCCCCCACTCCGTATACCCTTATAATAAGTTCGGTAAAGAGTAGGTTAAGGAACAAATATATTGATCAATCAATGACTTGACTCAAAAATGTTTGACGACACATTTTGGGTTTGCTCGAAAATAAGAATTTAGGTTTCCATTGAGCATATAAAGCGTTTTCTTTCTGAGTTTTTATGATACAGTAAACCAGTTGAAAAATACAAGTTTACCCGAGAAAAAGTGAGCTATATGAGACTGTATGATCAAATCTAACAAGATTTAAACATATAAAGGCAATCCAACCTTACACGATTACAGAGGGTGGTGAACGTCGAGCATCTTGATAGAAGTCGCCATCTTCAGTTCGTATTTATATCCTTTTCTAAAGCTGCGTCTAGTTAATATATCGTCACCTAAAAAAGCGGTTTGGTTTGGTTCGACTGAACCAAGATCCGGCAAACCAACTTTCAAACACATTTCTGACCCGTTAGAGTGCTAAAGCAAACATAACAAACCAAACCGGTGATATAAGGCAAGTCGTACCAACATTTATATCATATGCAAGAGAAGAGAATGAATGAATGTTCAACCTAGTATTAGCATTCCAAAACCTGGAGTTACACAACACCAAAAAGGTATATACAAAAAGGTTTCAAGGGCGCATGAGACCTTAACGCCAGTCGCCAACAAAAACACGGTTTAATACAGTTGTTGACAATTGCATCTCATGAAACCACATCAAAAGAAACAAAACAACCTAGGGTAGTTTATAAACATAAATACCACCAGTCTACTAACTTTGTTATATTTACCATAATttgcagtttttttttttataacatgcCTCCGGTTCTTTGAAGGTCTCACGACTCCTTTCCTTGTGCAGCCAGCCCGGTGCATTTGCATACGGGGCAACTGTTCTTCTCAACTAGCCACTTTTCAATGCAGTCTACATGGTACTCGTGGCTGCAATCCAGCATGCCGATCTTTTCTTCATCATTGTAGTCCATCTAAAAAACCCAAGTTACCGTTTAGTTATTCCACTACAAAACCCTACGTTAAATTAGACAACTTGATGGATATCTAATGTTCATAAATTAGAAGAATCCTGTAAAAAATCCATTTAATCAACTGTAACGTCTGACTCTACAGATAAAACAAACAACCAAACATACTGCATAAAGTCCCACTCATAGCGGGAAAATAGAGAGGCTGCTCGCGTTGAAACCCCTCGGCTCCAAAAAACCATTTCTCGTTTATAATGGATTTTTAGATATTTCTCGTTTTCAAGCACCATGAAACCGATGGAATGTTCATAGTATTTAGTAAAGGGAGTTTTTCCCATTATAGTGTTGGTGGATAACAAcatatttaccaaaatggtgttgttgcaaaagtatttaccaaaatagtgtttttgaAGATTTATTTGTTTATCACTCCTAACCTCATTGGATAATTCAAACTCTATGAATAACTATTAATTTAATCATGGTATTATGTCTCTCACCTAACTTATTTTCTTTAAGAATCTTAAAAAAAAGCCTATTTTTTATAAATCAAATTCAGATTTTTTAGTCACTCAATTTTgttgttaacttttttttttaaatcaagttTTAAGGTCTGAGTTACACAATATTTATTCCCTctattaaattaaaataagatAAATAAAAGCTACAGTTTAAGGTAAATAAAAATgcttttctttatttttatttatatacaatgAAATAGTTAATTAATAATTTTTCTCAAGTCAGTGTGTTAACTATCCCACTAATATGGATGTGGATACCTATAATGTCGTAACTTGACAAAAAAATAATGCAACAAAATTATTGGGTTGTATAGAAGAAAAAAAAGCACGAATAATATTCTGAAAATGAatttttaaagtgttttttaTACGAGTCATATCAACTAGAGTTCTTATAtaatatttagtttttttttattaattatataattATGAGGGTATAAGTGTGTATAGATAAAGTTCTTGAGATCACACGAAGGTCTTTTTTAATATAAGTaggtttgataaaaaaaaaaaaaaaaacttttttaagatttaaaaaacaaataagtcaagTGAGAGAGACATTTTCATGATTAAATTAATAGTTATTCAAATTATTAGAATTATCCAATGAGATTAGGAATGCGAAAAAAAAGAATTTAGcaaaaacactattttggtaaatatttttccaccaacaccattttggtaaatagtttACCCACCAACACCATTATGGGAAAAAACTCGCCAAGATGGACGGGTCAAGTATCAGGTAAGGGCGACTTTTGTGAAGGTGAAAACGGGTCATGTTAACCCGCTTTTTGTACGTTAAGTATGATTACAAAACTTGTATATAACAACGCTGGTCTAAACATTTAAATAGAACAATATAAGATGTTGTGTAAATTGTTTTTCGACTCATTAAAGATAAAACATATGGATCAAAGGCAACATCATAACTATATTTCAAATTTGCTCCTACTAAAGAAAAAGAAATACCTGACAAATTGTGCAGAAACTAAGATTCTGATCAGTTGATGGCGTGTCTTGCAGATTAGAAGCGGTAAATATTCGCATTTTCAGATGACCTAAAATGAAATCCTTAGATAAACCCGAGCCAGCATTCCCGATTTGCTCACCTAATGCAACAAGTTCCTACACAGAATATAAATTTAGTTTCTTTTTTGGGATTGACTAATAATAAGAAACACAATTACTAATTACCTCATACGACATATGATCTATATCCAAGCGCATATCTCTATGATGATCGACTCGATGTCCATAATTACCAAAATTGAGCATGGCAACTTCCTACATATGTAAAACACATGAATAATTATTAACATTAACACGTCATAAGCACGAGTGAAATTTGCATGATATGGAAAGAATATGTTACAGCTTCAGGGAGAGCCCTTAAACCGCGCTGTCTTGAATTTGACTCGATCACAAGTTGTTGACCATGAGGTGGGTAGACCCTATCAACTGTAGGTGGAACCGGTCGCGCAAACCTAGGCAGCATAGGTTGCAGTGGTGGCATAGGCGGCAGTGGTTGATGCATGAAAGCGACCGGACCTCCATTGGTATATCCTGAAATTAAACGATACAGAATAGATATTACGCAGCCGAAAAAGGAAGCTATTTAATTGAATTATTAAACGGTATATATTAATGACCTTGCATATAAGGCATTCCAGGAACATTGCCACAAAACTGCTGGTCCAACCACGGGCCAGGCACCACCTGAACGGGTTGCCCGATCGCACCATGGCTCATGGGCATGAACTGTACACCAGGGTTAAGATCAACGGCACCAGCAGCCCGGGTCCTTGCACCTCTGTGGTGCCCAGGGCCCATCACAACAGGAATCACATTGAACCCAATGTACTCGGGAACCACAAAAGGATTCGAGCTAGGTGCAGGATACGAGTACTGCGAGCTAACATGTAACCCTTCGCTAATCTTCCCCTTAAACGCATCATCCATAAGCTGGTGGCTAGGAAAAGGTAGCGGATTATGCGGCCCGAACGGAACCACTCTGGGCCCAGGCGGAGCTGCCGCCATGAACGTGATCCCAGACGACATCGGTCCATGACCGTAAGGAATTACACAAGGTTCGGGGTGAAGATGGGCATGTTCTATTTCGTTATCGATCATTTGACCGGTGTAAGCCATGTTCCGTTGCCTCATTTTCGACGATAAGTTGCTTGTAAAACCTTAATCAACCAAAGTAAACATGCAACACCAACATATACACATTAATCGCTACAATGCTATCGTGcaatataacaaataattcaGCATTAATTAGCAAAAATTACCCATCTACAACGAAATTCATGATACTATTTGCCAAAATTTTGAAcaattttccaatttttttattatcaaaaacAAATTCATGTAAATATTCCCCAATTTCAACCAtcaacaaccaaccagaaaataaataaaattaaaaaaaaaacatcaaaacgagcaaaaaattaaaaaaattccaaaaatgtGCATACCTTCTTATCATCAACGGACACCAGAACTTGAATAGAGTTAATTTGTGCCCCTTCAACCGAAAAGCCCTAATTGCATTCcaacaaacaaaaacaacaatCAACCAACAACGTTaatcaaatcaaacaaaaacattAATCAACGAACAACGATGCATGTATTGCTAAACACCGTCAATTTCACCGTTAAATTAAATCTATTCCAAACCCACAAATTCTAAACACCCATCAAACATTAATtgattaaaataaaaagaaatgaaacAAAATGTTGAAGAAAAACAAACCTAATGAGGGTTGATTGTGGGGTTGAAGAGGGATAATGGATCTGAATTGTTTTTGTTTCTTCAGGAGGACAGGAATTTGATAAGTAAAATGCAAGAAAAACGCCTGTTTTTTCACTTTTCTTGTGTTCCCTGTTTTACCGTTAAATGCAATTTTGTTTTTTTCTCCTTTTTTTCTAAATTGTTGCCCTTGGTTGTGTGGTTTATTACGGTTCTGCCACGATTGAGGTGCTTGTTTGCGTTTTATGTTAGGACATTACCCTTGAAAGTGGAGTTATTCACGATCGCGCCACTAACCGTAGCTTTGTTTGTATTCGTGTACAAGTGTTCAGACATGTGTTCCTTTTACGTGGAATGACCATTCTTTTGTGATTAATTACGATATTGTCCTTTGGCCACGTCATGTAATATGTTGCTTGGTCAGCCAATACCTATTTTTGATAGTTTTTTCTTATTTAATTTTTTACACCCTTTTTAATACAATGTCTTACAATGCTCACATACTCACTACACCGATTTTATAAAAAAGCTCTATAATGCGTCATTCCTAACTGAACTGACACAAGACGTAAAACGTCTAAAAGTGAGGACATTATTTATGTCTTCCACTACATATGGTTTAATAGCATTTAGTTGAACCTTTTATTCTATGTAATATATAGAAAA encodes the following:
- the LOC110912827 gene encoding RING finger protein 44; this translates as MRQRNMAYTGQMIDNEIEHAHLHPEPCVIPYGHGPMSSGITFMAAAPPGPRVVPFGPHNPLPFPSHQLMDDAFKGKISEGLHVSSQYSYPAPSSNPFVVPEYIGFNVIPVVMGPGHHRGARTRAAGAVDLNPGVQFMPMSHGAIGQPVQVVPGPWLDQQFCGNVPGMPYMQGYTNGGPVAFMHQPLPPMPPLQPMLPRFARPVPPTVDRVYPPHGQQLVIESNSRQRGLRALPEAEVAMLNFGNYGHRVDHHRDMRLDIDHMSYEELVALGEQIGNAGSGLSKDFILGHLKMRIFTASNLQDTPSTDQNLSFCTICQMDYNDEEKIGMLDCSHEYHVDCIEKWLVEKNSCPVCKCTGLAAQGKES